The Ignavibacteriota bacterium genome contains the following window.
TACACTGTTCTCTTGTCTGATTGAGCTGATTTTATCCAAAGCTCTGCGTGTAATCATTATCGCATCTTGCTCATCTGAGCCTGTTACACCGGTAGGGATAAGTTCAACTTCTGTATCATTGATTACTGCATTCATATTTACCTCAAATTTAAAAAAAAGAATTTAATAATAACTATAGGAACGATTTTAAGTTTTTATTATTATTAAAAATTATTTATTTGGAATTTTAAGTTTTAAAGCATCGTAAATATCGTTGATATAATCCTTATTTTCCACTAATACTATCAAAATATCTCCTGACTCAACGATTGTCGCTCCGTTAGGTGTAATGAAATTATTATTTCTGTTTATCATAGCAATTATAGCAGTTTTAGGAAAATTCAACTCTACAATTCTTTTTGAGCAGGCAAATGAGTTCACTGGAATTTCTATTTCAAGCATTTCTGTTTTAACCCTGTCAGTCATTTGAATTTCTATTGGGGATATCGGCTTTACTTTAGCCGGTAAAGATACTCTGAGCAATCTTGCAAAGAAACTCAAAGATGTACCTTGTACCAATATTGAAGTCAAAGAAATAAAAAATACTAAATTAAATATCATGTCTGCTTTTTCAATTCCGGCAAGCAGTGGATATGTTGCAAATACTATAGGAACAGCTCCTCTAAGCCCAACCCAAGAGATGTAAGATCGCCGTCTCATCTTCATTTTGAATGGAGCTAAAGCAAAAAATACACCAAGTGGTCTTGCTACAATTATTAAAAATAAAGATACAATAAGACCCAAACCTATAACTGGCATAATATGTGAAGGAAAAACAAGTAATCCAAGAGCTAAAAACAGTACGATTTGCATTAACCAGGCTAATCCGTCAAACATCTTGAATATTGTTTTTTTGTGAATGAACTCCTGATTGCCTATATAAACAGCACAAAGATATACAGCCAGAAAACCGTTTCCGCCAATAAAATCAGTAGCAGCAAATGATATGAACATCAACGATATAACAAGTACAATATAAAGACCCTCAAAATCAAGTTTGATATTATTTATAATGTATTTTGATAATTTCCCGAAACCCAAGCCTGCTATAGAACCGATAGCCATTTGTTGAAGAAATAAGGGTATCATTGTAAGAGGTGACAAATCCTGATTTATAACAAGACTTAAAAAACCAATTGTTAGCACATAAGCCATAGGATCATTACTACCACTTTCAAGTTCCAGAGTAGGTCTTAAATTACTTTTCAAAGCAAGACTTTTTGACCTTAGAATTGAGAAAACTGCAGCAGCATCAGTTGATGATACAATAGAACCCAATAACATAGCTTCATAAATTGTAAAATCTGTGATATACCAAATGAACGTTCCTAAGCTAACTGCTGTTAACAAAACTCCTATTGTTGATAATGAAACTCCCTGCCAAAGAACCGGTTTGATTGTCGTATAATTAGTATCAAGTCCACCGGAAAACAGAATGAAATTAAGAGCTACAACACCGATAAACTGAGCTAAAACAGGGTCATTAAAATATATACCTCCTATTCCTTCAGAACCGGCAAGCATACCGATACCTAAAAATAATATCAATGTCGGCACTCCAAAGCGATATGAAGTTTTACCGGCTATTACACTTAGAAAGAGCAATATCGAACCAACGAGTAATATGTTTTCTATTGTTAAATTCATTATCTATCAGCTAATAATTTGCTCGCCATTTATGAACACAGAAGAAACTTTTGATACTGAACTAATTGAATTTCCTTCAATTACTACAAAATCTGCTTTACACCCAATTTCAAGTTTTCCGATATTTTCAACATTTACAGAAATATACGGATAATCAGTATAACATTTCAGAGCTTCAGATTCAGAAAGCCTTTCATCAAAAATCGAATTATCAGTTTCCAAATCATATTGTCTGCTGATAAATGCATCTATTCCTAAAAATGGGTTATGAGATTCAATGGGAAAATCAGAGCCTCCGATTACAAGTACTTCATTATCAATAAAAGTTTTCCATGGGTAACCGGACTTCAGCAATCTTGCGTTGCCAAGCCTTTTTTGAGCCATTTTAGCATCACTAACAAAATGAATAGGTTGAACCGATGCAATTATATTTAATTGCTTATATCTTTGAATGTCATCAGGATGAACAGTCTGGGAGTGTTCGATTCTAAGATTAATCGTTGAATATGGTTTCAGCTCTCTGAATTTTTCAAACGCATCAATTACTTCTCTGACAGCTCTGTCTCCAATAGCATGAATGACAACATCAAATCCTGATTCATCAGCTTTTAGGATTTTGCCAAGCATATCATTTGATGTCAACAATAATAATCCCCTTTCACCGGTTTTGTCGCTGTAATCATCAATTAGTGCAGCTCCATACGAGCCAAGTGCACCATCAGAAAAAAGCTTGATTCCCTGTATAGTGAACATTTCAGATTTATAAGGCAAAATTTTCGCATTGAAAACTTCATCATTTTGACAGCTAACATAAGCGAAAACCCTTATTGGCAATTTGCCGGCTTCATTCAATTTGTGGTAAATACTTACCATTTGTGGGCTTACATCCATATCATGAACAGCAGTAATGCCGGATTTTAAGCACAAATCCAAACCTTTATCAATGAATGAAGTAATTTGAGATTCGGTGTATTCCGGTATATATGAATCAAGTAGATTCATTGCATTATCAATAAGCATTCCTGTGGGACTGCCATGTTCATCTCTCAAAATTTTTCCTCCGGCTGGGTCAGGAGTATCACAATCAATTCCGGCTAATTCCAAAGCTTTAGAATTGCACCAGATTGAATGTCCGTCAACACGTGTAAGTGCGAGTGGCTCATCAGGAAAAAATTTGTCTGCCTGAATTCTATCCGGCAGGTCAGTATTATTCCACAATTCATTATTCCAACCTCTGCCAATGACCCAATCACATTTTCTAAAATAGTTTTTTCTGGTAATTTCAAGAGTTTCTTCAGATGAAATCCCTCCTGATACATCCAGACCCGAATTCATCATACCCAAGCCCCACACATGGCAGTGAGAATCTGTAATTCCAGGAATAACTATGCAATCTGAAAATTTATATTCTTTTCCATCAGAGATAATTTCAACAAATTCGCTTTCCGATATTGAAGTAATAATCCCACTTTTTATGACAAGTTTAATTTTTTTCACGTTTTCTCGCCTTTGTTACCACATCCACCGGACAAACAGCCACACACTGAGGCTCGGAGTGATAACCCTTGCAACTCACGCATTTCTTGGGATTGATTTCATAAATATCATAAC
Protein-coding sequences here:
- a CDS encoding 4Fe-4S binding protein, giving the protein MAYQINLGCIICGKCARHCPVDAIYMGYDIYEINPKKCVSCKGYHSEPQCVAVCPVDVVTKARKREKN
- a CDS encoding amidohydrolase, which translates into the protein MKKIKLVIKSGIITSISESEFVEIISDGKEYKFSDCIVIPGITDSHCHVWGLGMMNSGLDVSGGISSEETLEITRKNYFRKCDWVIGRGWNNELWNNTDLPDRIQADKFFPDEPLALTRVDGHSIWCNSKALELAGIDCDTPDPAGGKILRDEHGSPTGMLIDNAMNLLDSYIPEYTESQITSFIDKGLDLCLKSGITAVHDMDVSPQMVSIYHKLNEAGKLPIRVFAYVSCQNDEVFNAKILPYKSEMFTIQGIKLFSDGALGSYGAALIDDYSDKTGERGLLLLTSNDMLGKILKADESGFDVVIHAIGDRAVREVIDAFEKFRELKPYSTINLRIEHSQTVHPDDIQRYKQLNIIASVQPIHFVSDAKMAQKRLGNARLLKSGYPWKTFIDNEVLVIGGSDFPIESHNPFLGIDAFISRQYDLETDNSIFDERLSESEALKCYTDYPYISVNVENIGKLEIGCKADFVVIEGNSISSVSKVSSVFINGEQIIS
- a CDS encoding potassium/proton antiporter, encoding MNLTIENILLVGSILLFLSVIAGKTSYRFGVPTLILFLGIGMLAGSEGIGGIYFNDPVLAQFIGVVALNFILFSGGLDTNYTTIKPVLWQGVSLSTIGVLLTAVSLGTFIWYITDFTIYEAMLLGSIVSSTDAAAVFSILRSKSLALKSNLRPTLELESGSNDPMAYVLTIGFLSLVINQDLSPLTMIPLFLQQMAIGSIAGLGFGKLSKYIINNIKLDFEGLYIVLVISLMFISFAATDFIGGNGFLAVYLCAVYIGNQEFIHKKTIFKMFDGLAWLMQIVLFLALGLLVFPSHIMPVIGLGLIVSLFLIIVARPLGVFFALAPFKMKMRRRSYISWVGLRGAVPIVFATYPLLAGIEKADMIFNLVFFISLTSILVQGTSLSFFARLLRVSLPAKVKPISPIEIQMTDRVKTEMLEIEIPVNSFACSKRIVELNFPKTAIIAMINRNNNFITPNGATIVESGDILIVLVENKDYINDIYDALKLKIPNK